The following coding sequences lie in one Rutidosis leptorrhynchoides isolate AG116_Rl617_1_P2 chromosome 4, CSIRO_AGI_Rlap_v1, whole genome shotgun sequence genomic window:
- the LOC139839706 gene encoding protein TRI1-like, whose product MQRKREEVLANHVHFLPNMRARNPELARTEVVKRIWAYIKEKHLQDPTYKRKILCYEMLRKNFRVKTIDMFQMSKALTKRIWLIKEEFDEPEQSAKSKGFRICFCTSNIRRAGPFLWSV is encoded by the exons ATGCAAAGAAAAAGGGAGGAGGTTTTAGCAAACCATGTGCACTTTCTCCCCAATATGAGAGCCCGTAATCCCGAATTGGCACGAACTGAG GTTGTCAAGAGAATATGGGCTTATATCAAAGAAAAACATTTGCAAGATCCAACATATAAGCGAAAGATACTTTGCTATGAAATGCTCCGTAAAAATTTTCGAGTCAAGACCATTGACATGTTTCAAATGAGCAAAGCACTTACCAAACGTATTTGGCTGATAAAAGAGGAATTTG ATGAGCCAGAACAAAGCGCCAAAAGCAAAGGGTTCAGGATTTGTTTTTGTACCTCCAATATCAGAAGAGCTGGTCCATTTCTTTGGTCCGTATGA